One segment of Capnocytophaga sp. oral taxon 878 DNA contains the following:
- a CDS encoding site-specific integrase encodes MPTNEKNISSRIIYVDYKPATLQKGHNNEWRVVFYAKIPTQNEFKRFRKRVPPLSPTREREKYAKKMIASINQKLDSGWSPFYEDNNVKYKSLQFCADLFLKMQEREVQDGIKRPDTLRAYASCLDLFQKYITDKKIPLKFVIELDTNTLQNYLDYLYYERKNSANTYNNHLRLLNIFLNWCKIKNFINVNPAESIKPKAKTQKKREVLAVDIKEKVRTLRETNFHYYVLCMLTYYCFIRRTELTKLKVSDVYLHGGYIVIDGTNSKNRKTESVTIPDVFLPDLAQHLTTANNSDYLFSANKFKAGPTQITPKKISDEWAKFRKLHKFDSKFQFYSLKDTGITDLLNSGIPAIKVRDQARHYDLKITESYTARNKFADEMVKSATFAF; translated from the coding sequence ATGCCTACAAACGAAAAAAATATTTCTTCACGTATTATATACGTTGATTATAAGCCCGCTACACTTCAAAAAGGGCATAATAACGAATGGCGCGTTGTATTCTACGCTAAAATTCCTACTCAAAATGAGTTTAAACGTTTTCGTAAGCGTGTGCCTCCCCTCTCCCCTACTCGCGAGCGTGAAAAGTACGCCAAAAAGATGATCGCTTCTATCAATCAAAAATTGGATAGTGGCTGGTCTCCTTTCTATGAGGATAATAATGTTAAGTACAAATCATTACAGTTTTGTGCTGACTTGTTTCTGAAAATGCAAGAACGAGAGGTGCAAGACGGTATTAAACGCCCCGACACGCTAAGGGCTTATGCTTCTTGTCTGGACCTCTTTCAAAAATACATCACAGATAAGAAAATACCACTCAAATTTGTAATAGAGTTGGACACAAATACATTACAAAACTACTTGGATTACTTGTACTACGAGAGAAAGAATAGTGCTAATACTTATAATAACCACTTGCGCCTGCTGAATATCTTCCTAAACTGGTGCAAAATAAAAAACTTTATCAATGTAAATCCTGCTGAAAGCATAAAACCCAAAGCAAAAACACAAAAGAAACGTGAAGTGCTGGCGGTGGATATTAAAGAAAAGGTGCGTACGCTGCGCGAGACTAATTTTCATTATTACGTGCTGTGTATGCTGACTTACTACTGCTTCATTAGGCGTACTGAACTGACAAAGCTAAAAGTAAGCGATGTGTACCTGCACGGAGGGTATATAGTGATTGACGGCACAAACTCTAAAAACCGAAAAACCGAAAGCGTTACCATACCCGATGTGTTTTTGCCCGACCTCGCCCAGCACCTCACCACGGCAAATAATAGCGACTACCTTTTTAGCGCGAATAAGTTTAAAGCTGGTCCTACCCAAATAACCCCTAAAAAGATTTCGGACGAGTGGGCTAAGTTTCGCAAGCTGCACAAGTTTGATAGCAAATTCCAGTTTTACTCTCTGAAAGATACTGGTATTACCGACCTGCTCAATAGTGGTATTCCTGCTATTAAGGTAAGAGACCAAGCAAGGCACTATGATTTGAAGATTACCGAAAGCTACACCGCTCGTAATAAATTTGCCGATGAAATGGTGAAGAGTGCTACGTTTGCTTTTTAA
- a CDS encoding PIN domain-containing protein yields the protein MIVIADSNIFFGSLIAPNGELASILKDKNMQFMAPDYIIEEVKDHLDTIKKKRKKDKTNRQILADLALLLKNITVVPLEDLSNKNIQKAFSIVKDIDEDDYPFIAMHLQYKHKIWSRDEDLIEGLTQKGYGHFFTSTEELKKHLYKKKK from the coding sequence ATGATCGTAATCGCTGATAGCAATATCTTTTTTGGATCACTAATAGCACCCAATGGAGAGTTAGCCTCTATCCTAAAAGATAAAAATATGCAGTTTATGGCTCCTGATTACATTATAGAAGAGGTAAAAGATCATTTGGATACCATAAAGAAAAAACGAAAAAAGGATAAAACAAACCGACAAATTTTAGCTGATTTGGCTTTACTATTGAAAAATATCACTGTTGTACCGTTAGAAGATCTATCAAATAAAAATATCCAAAAGGCATTTTCTATTGTAAAAGACATAGATGAAGACGATTATCCTTTTATTGCTATGCACCTGCAATATAAGCATAAAATATGGTCTCGTGATGAAGATCTTATAGAGGGATTAACCCAAAAAGGCTACGGGCACTTCTTTACATCTACTGAAGAACTAAAAAAACACCTCTACAAAAAGAAAAAATAA
- a CDS encoding glutamyl-tRNA amidotransferase: MNTTVITNVVSYQIGVDILGFPVYHEHYFVQQHIVEENTTKQGKNMSKHSQTHKVFPFIYSLFVKQF; encoded by the coding sequence ATGAACACCACAGTAATAACAAACGTAGTCTCTTACCAAATAGGCGTTGATATATTAGGCTTTCCAGTATATCACGAACACTATTTTGTCCAGCAGCATATAGTCGAAGAAAACACCACTAAACAAGGCAAGAATATGAGCAAGCACAGCCAAACACACAAGGTTTTCCCCTTCATATACAGCCTTTTTGTAAAACAATTTTAG
- a CDS encoding zincin-like metallopeptidase domain-containing protein has protein sequence MKEFIALHNRTVSRTQIQEVIQQAKQENNTEVIYRLSKILNEYPNNNRFVINIQNYPQDTIPTALAGTRHLGDYREALDENGRLRKGYKFVKGKIIPTQSSRPSQDNEIAFLAAAGIDYFEEAPDDEPQGLGKPIPAADIYQMITDKIISMLKSTKASDYKKTWEDDAFFIPLNFDSKKPYRGVNRMLLQERIGLTEAFANPYFLTFKQIKKHKGTLKKGAKGYEVVYYSIRYVVPADKNTGRKAYSSTNAHKVIDFIDKHKLPENIVTRIPMIRYYNVYNGEDITGIDFKLPEVKIGRAVPDTAPENQAAALIVENYPNPPAIKHGGNEAYYKLSEDLVRMPKVEQFDSVNDYYRTLFHELTHSTRHESRLNREKISFRFGDTGYAKEELVAEFGAVFLSAWAGIMWYNNKNHAAYLKGWNSAIKEAENDNKFLMKAASLAQQATDYILNLNSAGLPAFLSKYEKPKKKAKSPKEPQKKVTQEPELSTVPETTNDSNNFLYFNIDRSNPQPQPISRVKAKYKNIDFEQEYNRISDKNGYFKPNFNNKRDLQILHALCSDFIGTINTEDYFERAPKSKTTGIMSLKKIVSKDKLRPVLTGVYIDKDYYIATDAFKLIWLPRPKNDEYKTGSIFDLNFKCQKFGGCKPEDALIEGRFPIDSTVNMKNAPIAYTSQQLDITILIDHLYRGEKAIKSLAPYQNPMVIALHINKENIYIDIKNLLDALDVLRANGAKSLTMNFENLSGKSPIHIQTDNKLQALIMARYFATEKDIPTVDTCLMIAPLPLTLTEISKPTKGLSAPADGTLFGKYPEISTDTFKDMKVSELRAFTLSYYLTHLKGKKVAIKNHLKEVIFTTKAGRKIAKGEAMYKEKAAVIERLEELIKNSTYNNWGSRKTQDSPNILGYLNFKSKLTIDGEKRHVRIAISLTRERKTELKNVEVGKKKSASFRKATVVNPQDGRNETLSTNTAAKTVPKNKKVPHSAQDPVGTLQDGRNETLSTNTTAKTVPNNSISKKKSQAPKGTLPSAEGAQLSTNIPAKNVPKSLNAPRHAGILKEALTEKGKLKKGWYFQDYGIIDPKGEYHTLERDYSLEYNLIEKELRSRAFLQDEKRKIKGFEENKELDEEIKVFLRELSKENRKYFKSHKAAEVFYWAFPFTEEHYSTFYTFEESNPYINKRLQELDQYFTDNNELFERLENYETLRRYKLKSLGLDFSTKITSFINKQGMKIRGNSAKIKEKYGLSTPLTVPTVYVEHLPEETNQQINTSANTLDAKMAALQTRNWETFVIANPQMQAFLGDVERKPAESTVITIAGGAGSGKTRFAFQFINALAQNYKVGHASLEEHPDSKLYYDKVQQYIDNTALPNIEAPEIKNLDQLEALIQRNDVIVIDSFAKLQELNPRFLLDRDLRKKYDGKLFLLIYQLTGEGKMRGGSKSEFDGDIILLTHVAPDYRENYIYPSKNRYNALPATALRYSTYYQQMLDIPQELNTGSQPSQANSLPPAPQTNVYEVIY, from the coding sequence ATGAAAGAATTTATAGCCCTACATAACCGCACCGTATCACGCACCCAAATACAAGAAGTAATCCAGCAGGCAAAACAAGAAAACAATACCGAAGTAATCTATCGCCTCTCCAAAATCCTTAACGAATACCCCAATAACAACCGTTTCGTTATCAATATCCAAAACTACCCGCAAGACACCATACCCACTGCTCTTGCGGGAACTCGCCATTTAGGCGACTACCGCGAAGCCCTCGATGAAAACGGACGCCTACGCAAAGGCTATAAGTTTGTAAAAGGCAAAATCATTCCAACCCAATCGTCCCGCCCCTCTCAAGACAACGAAATCGCCTTCCTCGCCGCTGCCGGCATCGACTATTTTGAGGAAGCCCCCGATGATGAACCACAAGGGCTTGGCAAACCCATACCCGCTGCCGATATATACCAAATGATAACCGATAAGATTATCAGTATGCTAAAGTCCACCAAAGCCTCCGATTACAAAAAGACTTGGGAAGACGATGCTTTCTTTATACCCCTTAATTTCGACAGCAAAAAACCATATCGAGGCGTAAACCGTATGCTCTTGCAAGAACGTATCGGACTTACAGAAGCCTTTGCCAACCCTTATTTCCTTACCTTTAAGCAAATCAAAAAACACAAAGGCACCCTAAAAAAAGGTGCAAAAGGCTATGAGGTAGTATATTATTCTATCCGCTACGTTGTCCCTGCCGACAAAAATACCGGACGCAAAGCCTATTCATCTACTAATGCTCATAAAGTAATAGATTTCATAGACAAACACAAGTTACCAGAAAATATAGTTACCCGTATCCCAATGATACGCTATTACAACGTATACAACGGCGAAGATATTACAGGTATAGACTTTAAACTGCCAGAGGTAAAGATAGGGCGTGCCGTACCCGATACAGCCCCCGAAAACCAAGCCGCCGCCCTTATAGTCGAAAACTACCCCAACCCTCCCGCTATTAAGCACGGAGGCAATGAGGCATATTATAAGCTAAGTGAAGATTTGGTAAGAATGCCAAAAGTCGAGCAATTCGATAGTGTTAATGACTATTACCGTACCCTATTCCACGAACTTACGCACTCTACACGCCACGAAAGCCGCCTAAATCGTGAAAAGATTTCATTTAGATTTGGTGATACTGGTTATGCCAAAGAAGAGTTGGTAGCCGAATTTGGTGCCGTATTCCTAAGTGCGTGGGCGGGCATTATGTGGTACAATAACAAAAATCACGCTGCTTACCTCAAAGGCTGGAATAGTGCTATAAAAGAAGCCGAAAACGATAACAAATTCCTAATGAAAGCCGCCTCACTTGCCCAGCAAGCCACCGACTACATTCTAAACCTCAATTCTGCAGGGTTACCCGCTTTTCTATCTAAGTACGAAAAACCCAAGAAGAAAGCCAAAAGCCCAAAAGAGCCGCAAAAAAAAGTAACCCAAGAGCCAGAGCTCTCAACAGTTCCTGAAACTACTAATGATAGTAATAATTTTTTATATTTCAACATAGACCGCTCTAATCCGCAGCCACAGCCTATTTCGCGAGTAAAAGCAAAATATAAAAACATTGATTTTGAACAAGAATACAACCGTATTAGCGACAAAAATGGTTATTTCAAACCTAATTTCAACAATAAAAGAGATTTACAAATATTGCACGCTTTGTGTAGCGATTTTATAGGTACTATAAACACCGAAGATTACTTTGAAAGAGCTCCAAAATCTAAAACAACAGGCATAATGAGCCTTAAAAAGATTGTGAGCAAAGACAAATTGCGTCCAGTACTAACAGGTGTATATATCGACAAAGACTATTACATCGCCACAGATGCATTCAAATTGATATGGTTACCTCGCCCTAAAAACGATGAGTACAAAACAGGGTCGATATTCGACCTAAATTTTAAGTGCCAAAAGTTTGGAGGTTGTAAGCCTGAAGACGCACTTATAGAGGGTAGATTTCCTATTGATAGTACTGTTAATATGAAAAATGCCCCTATAGCCTACACCTCACAGCAGTTAGACATTACCATATTGATTGACCACTTATATAGGGGCGAAAAAGCTATTAAAAGTTTAGCCCCTTACCAAAATCCTATGGTTATAGCTTTACATATAAACAAAGAAAACATCTATATAGATATTAAAAACCTACTAGATGCCTTAGATGTGCTACGCGCTAATGGTGCTAAAAGCCTTACTATGAACTTTGAAAATTTAAGTGGAAAATCACCTATACATATACAAACAGACAATAAGCTGCAAGCCCTCATTATGGCGCGCTATTTTGCTACCGAGAAAGATATACCAACGGTCGATACCTGCCTAATGATAGCCCCACTGCCTCTTACTCTTACCGAGATTTCTAAGCCTACAAAAGGACTATCAGCCCCCGCCGACGGCACCCTTTTCGGCAAATACCCCGAAATCTCTACAGATACTTTTAAAGATATGAAAGTATCAGAACTTAGAGCCTTTACGCTTTCATACTACCTTACACACCTAAAAGGCAAAAAAGTAGCTATCAAAAACCACCTTAAAGAAGTGATATTTACTACTAAAGCAGGGCGTAAAATAGCTAAAGGTGAAGCTATGTATAAAGAAAAAGCTGCCGTTATAGAACGTTTAGAAGAACTTATCAAAAATTCAACCTATAATAATTGGGGCAGCCGCAAAACGCAAGATAGCCCCAATATATTAGGCTACCTCAATTTCAAAAGCAAACTAACAATAGACGGTGAGAAAAGACACGTACGTATAGCTATTTCATTAACAAGAGAACGGAAAACAGAACTAAAAAATGTAGAAGTAGGAAAGAAAAAAAGTGCCTCATTTCGGAAGGCGACCGTAGTCAATCCTCAAGACGGGCGAAATGAAACACTTTCTACCAATACTGCTGCAAAAACCGTGCCTAAAAACAAAAAAGTGCCTCATTCCGCACAAGACCCAGTAGGCACCTTGCAAGACGGGCGAAATGAAACACTTTCTACCAATACCACCGCAAAAACCGTGCCTAACAATAGTATAAGCAAAAAGAAAAGCCAAGCTCCAAAAGGGACTTTACCCTCAGCCGAAGGAGCTCAGCTTTCTACCAATATCCCAGCAAAAAACGTGCCCAAATCTTTAAATGCTCCCCGACACGCGGGCATTCTAAAAGAAGCATTAACCGAAAAAGGTAAACTAAAAAAAGGTTGGTATTTCCAAGACTATGGCATTATAGACCCTAAAGGAGAATATCACACCTTAGAAAGAGATTATTCATTAGAGTATAATCTAATCGAAAAAGAGTTAAGAAGCAGAGCCTTTTTACAAGATGAAAAAAGAAAAATAAAAGGATTTGAAGAAAATAAAGAACTTGATGAGGAAATAAAAGTTTTCTTGCGAGAGCTTTCAAAAGAAAATAGAAAATATTTCAAAAGCCATAAGGCTGCAGAAGTTTTTTATTGGGCATTCCCTTTTACAGAGGAACATTATAGTACCTTTTATACTTTTGAAGAAAGTAACCCCTACATTAATAAAAGATTGCAAGAACTTGACCAATACTTTACTGATAATAATGAACTATTTGAACGTTTAGAAAATTACGAAACTCTAAGAAGATACAAATTAAAATCATTAGGTTTGGATTTTAGTACTAAAATTACAAGTTTTATAAACAAGCAAGGTATGAAAATACGAGGAAATAGTGCAAAAATAAAAGAAAAATACGGATTATCTACCCCTCTTACAGTCCCAACCGTATACGTAGAGCACCTGCCCGAAGAAACAAACCAGCAAATCAACACATCGGCAAACACCCTCGATGCCAAAATGGCAGCCTTGCAAACGCGCAACTGGGAAACCTTTGTCATCGCCAACCCACAAATGCAAGCCTTCCTTGGCGATGTAGAACGCAAACCTGCCGAAAGCACCGTTATCACCATAGCCGGTGGCGCTGGCAGCGGCAAAACACGCTTCGCCTTTCAGTTCATCAATGCCCTGGCACAAAACTACAAAGTAGGACACGCCAGCCTCGAAGAGCACCCCGACAGCAAGCTGTATTATGACAAAGTACAACAGTACATTGATAACACCGCACTGCCCAATATCGAAGCACCCGAAATAAAGAATCTGGACCAGCTCGAAGCCCTTATACAGCGCAATGATGTAATAGTAATCGATAGCTTTGCCAAGCTGCAAGAACTCAACCCGCGCTTCCTCCTCGACCGCGACCTACGCAAAAAGTATGACGGAAAGCTATTTTTGCTCATCTACCAGCTTACTGGCGAGGGCAAAATGCGAGGCGGTAGCAAGTCAGAGTTCGACGGCGATATAATCCTACTCACCCACGTAGCCCCCGACTACCGAGAAAATTATATTTATCCCAGCAAAAACCGCTACAATGCCCTACCAGCTACCGCCTTGCGCTATAGCACCTACTATCAGCAAATGCTCGATATACCCCAAGAGTTAAACACAGGCAGCCAGCCCTCCCAAGCCAATAGCTTGCCCCCAGCCCCACAAACCAATGTATACGAAGTAATTTATTAA
- a CDS encoding phage holin family protein translates to MQEFFYKYSGFLLAGAIGASINKLRKRMSWSRFFRSCLIATFTSLCAGVLFLHLMNLPIPVVNALCGIVGVFSESILDEVEDMIRKASDYIERKLNQ, encoded by the coding sequence ATGCAAGAATTTTTCTACAAATACAGCGGGTTTTTACTTGCTGGAGCTATAGGAGCCTCAATTAACAAACTACGTAAACGTATGAGCTGGAGCCGTTTTTTTCGCTCCTGTCTAATTGCAACATTCACTTCATTATGTGCTGGTGTATTATTCCTTCACCTAATGAACCTTCCTATACCTGTTGTAAATGCCTTATGTGGAATAGTAGGTGTATTTTCTGAATCTATATTAGATGAAGTAGAAGATATGATACGTAAAGCATCAGATTATATTGAACGAAAATTAAACCAGTAA